One window of Streptomyces sp. SUK 48 genomic DNA carries:
- a CDS encoding FAD-dependent oxidoreductase: MTAVRQVDVLVVGAGPAGLAAAARLAAAGAGRVEVLEREARPGGAPRHCAHGGFGTWTRPLTGPRYARLLTAAAERAGAVIRTRTTVLDWGLGAVSGANVLLTVGPGGPEALAARAVVLATGARERPRAARLVPGTRPAGVYTTGELQRAVHLFGQHIGTRAVVVGAQDVSYAAARTVRTAGAEVVALVTEHPRARTGPARARSARLVRGIPLLTDTTVTELLGHGRLSGVRVRHRDGRTTVLPCDTVVFTGDFVPDHELARRGALDLDPGTRGPAVHPALHTTRPGVFAAGNLLHAVEPAGTAAREGAGAAGAVLDHLAGAPWPRPGIPVTVEPPLCRITPNLLDPDRLDPDRLGPGCPGAPSHLLRTDTPLSRPVLYVRQDGRLLHRARLGPGTAQPYRTLRLDTSWHGRVDPAGGEVRVSAG, translated from the coding sequence GTGACGGCGGTACGACAGGTCGACGTCCTCGTGGTGGGGGCCGGACCCGCGGGTCTCGCCGCGGCGGCCCGGCTCGCCGCCGCCGGAGCCGGCCGCGTGGAGGTCCTGGAGCGGGAGGCGCGGCCCGGGGGAGCGCCCCGGCACTGCGCCCACGGCGGCTTCGGCACCTGGACCCGGCCGCTCACCGGCCCTCGGTACGCCCGCCTGCTCACGGCGGCGGCCGAGCGGGCGGGCGCGGTGATCAGGACGCGAACCACCGTGCTGGACTGGGGGCTTGGAGCCGTCTCCGGTGCGAACGTGCTGCTGACCGTCGGGCCGGGAGGACCCGAGGCCCTCGCCGCGCGGGCCGTCGTCCTCGCCACCGGGGCCCGTGAACGCCCCCGCGCGGCCCGCCTGGTGCCCGGCACCCGGCCCGCCGGGGTCTACACCACCGGCGAACTCCAGCGGGCGGTCCATCTGTTCGGGCAGCACATCGGCACCCGAGCGGTGGTGGTGGGCGCGCAGGACGTGTCGTACGCGGCGGCCCGGACCGTCCGTACGGCCGGTGCGGAGGTCGTCGCGCTGGTCACCGAGCACCCCCGGGCCCGTACCGGCCCCGCCCGCGCGCGATCGGCCCGTCTGGTCCGGGGCATCCCGCTGCTGACCGATACCACGGTCACCGAACTCCTCGGCCACGGACGGCTGTCCGGCGTCCGCGTCCGGCACCGGGACGGCCGTACGACCGTACTGCCCTGCGACACCGTCGTGTTCACCGGCGACTTCGTCCCGGACCACGAACTCGCCCGGCGCGGCGCCCTCGACCTCGACCCCGGCACGCGGGGCCCCGCCGTGCACCCCGCCCTGCACACCACGCGGCCCGGTGTCTTCGCCGCCGGAAACCTCCTGCACGCCGTGGAGCCCGCCGGCACCGCCGCCCGCGAGGGAGCCGGGGCGGCCGGCGCCGTCCTCGACCACCTGGCGGGCGCCCCCTGGCCCCGCCCGGGAATCCCGGTCACCGTCGAGCCGCCGCTGTGCCGGATCACCCCCAACCTCCTCGACCCCGACCGCCTGGACCCCGACCGCCTCGGCCCCGGCTGCCCGGGCGCCCCGTCCCACCTCCTGCGCACCGACACCCCCCTGTCCCGCCCCGTCCTGTACGTCCGCCAGGACGGCCGCCTGCTGCACCGCGCCCGCCTCGGTCCCGGCACCGCGCAGCCGTACCGCACCCTGAGGCTCGACACGTCCTGGCACGGGCGGGTCGACCCCGCGGGCGGGGAGGTGCGGGTGAGCGCGGGCTGA
- a CDS encoding FGGY family carbohydrate kinase, whose protein sequence is MTAGPVLAVDQGTSGTKALVVCPERGVLGTGYAEVRPRHRPGGLVEVDPEALYDSVLTAGRSALAEAGERVVALGLANQGETVLAWDPATGRPLTDALVWQDRRADTICAELADHGEELRQLTGLPLDPYFAAPKMAWIRRRLTREGVVTTSDAWLVHRLTGAFVTDAATAGRTQLLDLDHVRWSSRALDLYGLTGERLPEITDVAQPVGSTREFGYDMPLTGLIVDQQAALLAQRVTAPGAAKCTYGTGAFLLAHTGERPRRGDSGLVSCVAWRLGGTTSYCLDGQVYTAASAVRWLADLGVIGSAADLDPVGGAVPDSGGVTFVPALAGLAAPWWRGELRGSLTGLGLDTGAGHLVRALCEGIAAQVAELAEAAAADLGAPLGGLRVDGGLTRSALLMQTQADLLQLPVEVSALPDATALGAAALARLGADPALTAADALPEGRPAAVYEPRLPADRAAERRARFRAAVAALPGS, encoded by the coding sequence GTGACGGCGGGGCCGGTACTCGCCGTCGACCAGGGCACCTCCGGCACCAAGGCCCTCGTGGTCTGCCCGGAGCGCGGTGTCCTCGGCACCGGATACGCCGAGGTCCGCCCCCGGCACCGGCCCGGCGGACTGGTCGAGGTGGACCCGGAGGCGCTGTACGACTCGGTGCTCACGGCCGGCCGGAGCGCCCTCGCCGAGGCGGGCGAGCGCGTCGTCGCCCTGGGCCTCGCCAACCAGGGCGAGACCGTCCTCGCCTGGGACCCCGCGACCGGCCGCCCGCTCACCGACGCGCTGGTCTGGCAGGACCGCCGCGCCGACACGATCTGTGCCGAACTCGCCGATCATGGCGAGGAGTTGCGACAGCTCACCGGGCTGCCCCTCGACCCCTACTTCGCCGCGCCCAAGATGGCCTGGATCCGCCGCCGGCTCACCCGCGAGGGCGTCGTCACCACCTCGGACGCCTGGCTGGTGCACCGCCTCACCGGCGCCTTCGTCACCGACGCCGCCACCGCCGGCCGCACCCAGCTCCTCGACCTCGACCACGTCCGGTGGTCGTCCCGCGCCCTCGACCTCTACGGCCTCACCGGTGAACGCCTCCCGGAGATCACCGACGTCGCCCAACCGGTCGGGAGCACCCGGGAGTTCGGCTACGACATGCCCCTCACCGGCCTGATCGTGGACCAGCAGGCCGCACTGCTCGCCCAGCGCGTCACCGCCCCCGGCGCCGCCAAGTGCACCTATGGCACCGGCGCGTTCCTGCTCGCCCACACCGGCGAACGCCCCCGGCGCGGCGACTCGGGACTCGTCAGCTGCGTGGCGTGGCGGCTGGGCGGAACCACCAGTTACTGCCTGGACGGCCAGGTCTACACGGCCGCCTCCGCGGTGCGCTGGCTCGCCGACCTCGGGGTCATCGGCTCCGCCGCCGACCTCGACCCGGTCGGCGGCGCCGTCCCCGACAGCGGTGGCGTCACCTTCGTACCCGCCCTCGCGGGACTCGCCGCCCCCTGGTGGCGCGGCGAGCTGCGCGGCTCCCTCACCGGCCTCGGCCTGGACACCGGCGCGGGCCATCTGGTGCGCGCCCTGTGCGAGGGCATCGCCGCCCAGGTCGCCGAACTCGCCGAGGCGGCCGCCGCCGACCTCGGCGCCCCGCTCGGCGGCCTGCGCGTCGACGGCGGCCTCACCCGCTCCGCGCTGCTCATGCAGACCCAGGCCGATCTGCTGCAACTCCCCGTCGAGGTGTCCGCGTTGCCCGACGCCACCGCGCTCGGGGCCGCCGCCCTCGCCCGTCTCGGCGCCGACCCCGCCCTCACCGCCGCAGACGCCCTGCCCGAGGGGCGCCCCGCCGCGGTGTACGAGCCCCGCCTCCCGGCCGACCGGGCGGCCGAACGCCGCGCCCGCTTCCGCGCGGCCGTCGCCGCGCTGCCCGGCTCATGA
- a CDS encoding FAD-dependent oxidoreductase — MRDPEGPLPAPTGVTAEGALPGRPYDVAIVGAGVVGCAIARRLARHPRLNVALIEARDDVGQGTSKANTAILHTGFDAVPGTLEARLVREGHARLTAYAAESGILVEPVGALLVAWDEEQLAALPRLAAKAAANSYDAARALGRAELYAREPHLGPGALGALHIPGESVICPWTTILAYATQAVRAGVDLHLNTEVRQAAWDDGHRLHTSRGVLRARHLVNAAGLGADTLDRRLGRDDFTVTPRRGQLLVFDKFARPLVRHILLPVPTALGKGVLVAPTVYGNVLLGPTAEDLDDKRATGTTAEGIALLRERGRRILPALIEEEVTAVYAGLRAATGQEDYRIAAHPERSYVTVGGIRSTGLTASLAIAEHVTALLAGTGLDLGPGSDLEPVRMPNLGEAFPRPHQRPELIAADPAYGTLVCHCERVSLGEIRDALAGPVPPRGPDGLRRRTRAGAGRCQGFYCGAELRELLERRGRGERA, encoded by the coding sequence ATGAGGGACCCCGAGGGTCCCCTCCCGGCGCCCACGGGCGTCACCGCCGAGGGTGCGCTGCCCGGCCGGCCGTACGATGTCGCGATCGTCGGCGCCGGAGTCGTCGGCTGCGCCATCGCCCGCCGGCTCGCCCGCCACCCGCGCCTGAACGTTGCCCTGATCGAGGCGCGGGACGATGTCGGGCAGGGCACGTCCAAGGCCAACACCGCGATCCTGCATACGGGGTTCGACGCCGTGCCCGGCACTCTGGAAGCCCGGCTCGTCCGTGAGGGGCACGCCCGGCTCACGGCCTACGCGGCCGAGTCCGGCATCCTCGTCGAACCCGTCGGCGCGCTGCTCGTCGCCTGGGACGAGGAGCAACTCGCCGCCCTGCCGCGACTCGCGGCGAAGGCGGCGGCCAACTCGTACGACGCCGCACGCGCGTTGGGCAGAGCGGAGCTGTACGCCCGCGAGCCGCACCTCGGACCCGGCGCGCTCGGCGCCCTGCACATCCCCGGCGAGAGCGTCATCTGCCCCTGGACCACCATCCTGGCGTACGCCACCCAGGCCGTCCGTGCCGGAGTCGACCTGCACCTGAACACCGAGGTGCGGCAGGCGGCTTGGGACGACGGCCACCGCCTGCACACGTCCCGCGGCGTCCTGCGCGCCCGCCACCTCGTCAACGCGGCCGGACTCGGCGCCGACACCCTCGACCGCCGCCTCGGACGCGACGACTTCACCGTCACCCCGCGCCGCGGCCAGCTCCTGGTGTTCGACAAGTTCGCCCGGCCACTGGTCCGGCACATTTTGCTGCCCGTACCGACCGCGCTCGGCAAGGGAGTTCTGGTCGCCCCCACCGTGTACGGCAACGTCCTGCTCGGCCCCACCGCCGAGGACCTGGACGACAAGCGGGCCACCGGCACCACCGCCGAGGGCATCGCCCTGCTGCGGGAGCGGGGGCGCCGTATCCTGCCCGCGCTGATCGAGGAGGAAGTCACCGCCGTCTACGCCGGGTTGCGCGCGGCCACCGGACAGGAGGACTACCGGATCGCCGCGCACCCCGAGCGGTCGTACGTCACCGTCGGCGGCATCCGTTCCACCGGCCTGACCGCCTCCCTGGCCATCGCCGAGCACGTCACCGCGCTGCTCGCCGGCACGGGACTCGACCTCGGCCCCGGAAGCGACCTGGAACCGGTGCGCATGCCCAACCTCGGGGAGGCGTTCCCGCGCCCTCACCAGCGCCCAGAACTGATCGCCGCCGATCCGGCCTACGGCACCCTCGTCTGTCACTGCGAGCGGGTCTCCCTCGGCGAGATCCGCGACGCCCTCGCCGGCCCGGTCCCACCCCGCGGCCCGGACGGCCTGCGCCGCCGCACCCGGGCGGGGGCGGGCCGCTGCCAGGGGTTCTACTGCGGGGCGGAGCTGCGGGAGTTGCTGGAGCGGCGGGGAAGGGGCGAGCGCGCGTGA
- a CDS encoding HEAT repeat domain-containing protein encodes MTEINAPVPAALSGLDAVDWSALTHAYGPADDVPGLLRALCSPDGEQRDQALDALYGNIFHQGSRYPATAAAVPFLVRMAADPALPGRAVCLELLAALAIGYDETHLPDGIAITEWRAAVEEIHARDPEAIRAEYDAWVEAAADDRERRLREFRRDLYDHDRQLEAMAAELGAYDAVRAGVPALLPLLGDADPAVRAGTAYVLAWFPEAAGESLPRLLATLDEEREPVALATALVTAGLLGDDGTGPELALRLRPFLTAGEPLVRWAAATALARLGGRGVEAAVTADVLAELVAGAEQPGPDEPRVPFHEGDPRGYSAASLTLLADRYPREALDAVTDGLAATTGPASFPVATAALRLAFGDPRPEGPGAFTELTEPQRRLVRVLAGLDKHTWQWANLQDIVRSWGLPVPRDELRAYAGLPEE; translated from the coding sequence GTGACTGAGATCAACGCTCCGGTGCCCGCCGCGCTGTCCGGCCTCGACGCCGTCGACTGGTCCGCGCTGACGCACGCCTACGGCCCGGCCGACGACGTGCCCGGACTGCTGCGCGCCTTGTGCTCCCCGGACGGGGAGCAGCGTGACCAGGCCCTGGACGCGCTGTACGGCAACATCTTCCACCAGGGCAGCCGGTACCCGGCCACGGCCGCCGCGGTGCCGTTCCTGGTCCGCATGGCGGCGGACCCCGCCCTGCCCGGCCGGGCCGTCTGCCTGGAGCTGCTGGCCGCCCTCGCCATCGGCTACGACGAGACCCATCTGCCCGACGGGATCGCGATCACCGAGTGGCGGGCCGCCGTCGAGGAGATCCACGCGCGGGACCCGGAGGCGATACGCGCCGAGTACGACGCCTGGGTCGAGGCGGCGGCCGACGACCGGGAGCGGCGGCTGCGGGAGTTCCGCCGCGACCTGTACGACCACGACCGGCAACTGGAGGCCATGGCGGCGGAACTGGGCGCCTACGACGCGGTGCGCGCGGGCGTACCGGCCCTGCTGCCCCTGCTCGGGGACGCGGACCCGGCCGTCCGGGCGGGCACGGCCTATGTGCTGGCCTGGTTCCCGGAGGCGGCCGGGGAGAGCCTGCCGCGGCTGCTGGCGACGCTGGACGAGGAGCGCGAGCCGGTGGCCCTGGCCACCGCGCTGGTGACCGCCGGACTGCTCGGCGACGACGGGACCGGACCGGAACTGGCGCTCCGGCTGCGGCCGTTCCTCACCGCCGGGGAGCCGCTGGTGCGATGGGCGGCGGCCACGGCGCTGGCCCGGCTCGGCGGCAGGGGCGTCGAGGCGGCCGTCACCGCCGACGTCCTGGCCGAACTCGTCGCGGGCGCCGAGCAGCCGGGACCGGACGAGCCCCGGGTCCCCTTCCACGAGGGGGACCCGCGCGGTTACTCCGCCGCCTCCCTCACCCTGCTCGCCGACCGGTATCCGCGCGAGGCCCTGGACGCGGTGACCGACGGGCTCGCCGCCACCACCGGCCCGGCGAGCTTCCCCGTGGCCACGGCCGCGCTCCGGCTGGCCTTCGGCGACCCTCGCCCGGAGGGACCCGGCGCGTTCACCGAGCTGACCGAACCCCAGCGCCGCCTGGTCCGGGTCCTCGCCGGACTCGACAAGCACACCTGGCAGTGGGCGAACCTCCAGGACATCGTCCGCTCCTGGGGCCTGCCCGTCCCACGCGACGAACTGCGCGCCTACGCCGGGCTGCCCGAGGAGTGA
- a CDS encoding amino acid permease — MSPTAELPQQDEERRLRELGYRPVLARRMGGFGNFAISFSVISILSGCMTLYGFGLNTGGPAVMLWGWAGVGLFVLCVGLALAEVTSAYPTSGALYYMADRLGGRRWGWYTGWLNLLGLLGAIAGIDYGAALFTGAFANLQWGFVPTPGRTMLIFGAVLLLHAVLNLFGVRVVSLLNSVSVWWHLAGVALIVGALAIVPDHHRSPSFVFTTFVNETGWSNPVYVAAIGLLLAQYTFSGYDASAHLSEETSRASVSAARGIVRAIWVSWLAGFVLLAGLTFAIQDYDATRTTPTGVPPAQILLDGLGTGGAKALLLVVIVAQLFCGNAEVAAASRMVFAFSRDGALPGSRLWRRVSGRTQTPVAAVWLSVGVAGVLALPSLYSATAYNAVTAINVIGITPAYAIPVLLRLRAGDRFRRGPWHLGRWSRPVGWVAVGWVACVTVLFCLPQSSPVTVGTMNYAAVALAVVLLLASVWWYVARRSYGTPTAAYGSDRDQAELAEGII; from the coding sequence ATGTCCCCCACCGCGGAGCTGCCCCAGCAGGACGAGGAGCGGCGCCTGCGCGAACTCGGCTACCGACCCGTACTCGCCCGCCGGATGGGCGGTTTCGGCAATTTCGCGATCAGCTTCTCGGTGATCTCGATCCTGTCCGGCTGCATGACCCTGTACGGGTTCGGCCTGAACACGGGCGGCCCCGCCGTGATGCTGTGGGGCTGGGCCGGCGTCGGACTGTTCGTGCTCTGCGTCGGGCTCGCGCTCGCCGAGGTCACCAGCGCGTATCCGACCTCGGGCGCCCTGTACTACATGGCCGACCGGCTCGGCGGCCGCCGCTGGGGCTGGTACACGGGCTGGCTGAACCTGCTCGGGCTGCTCGGCGCGATCGCCGGGATCGACTACGGCGCCGCCCTGTTCACCGGCGCGTTCGCCAACCTCCAGTGGGGCTTCGTGCCGACGCCGGGCCGGACGATGCTGATCTTCGGCGCCGTCCTCCTGCTGCACGCGGTGCTGAACCTGTTCGGCGTCCGCGTCGTCAGCCTGCTCAACTCGGTCAGCGTCTGGTGGCACCTGGCGGGCGTCGCGCTGATCGTCGGCGCGCTCGCGATCGTGCCCGACCACCACCGTTCGCCGTCCTTCGTGTTCACCACGTTCGTCAACGAGACCGGCTGGTCGAACCCGGTCTACGTCGCCGCGATCGGCCTGCTGCTCGCCCAGTACACCTTCTCCGGCTACGACGCCTCCGCCCATCTCTCCGAGGAGACCTCGCGCGCCTCGGTGTCCGCGGCCAGGGGCATCGTCCGGGCCATCTGGGTCTCCTGGCTCGCGGGCTTCGTGCTGCTGGCCGGGCTCACCTTCGCCATCCAGGACTACGACGCCACCCGCACCACGCCCACCGGGGTGCCGCCCGCGCAGATCCTGCTGGACGGGCTCGGCACCGGCGGCGCGAAGGCGCTGCTGCTGGTGGTGATCGTGGCCCAGCTGTTCTGCGGGAACGCCGAGGTCGCGGCGGCCAGCCGGATGGTGTTCGCGTTCAGCAGGGACGGCGCGCTGCCCGGCTCCCGGCTGTGGCGCAGGGTCAGCGGCCGCACCCAGACCCCGGTGGCCGCCGTATGGCTGTCGGTCGGGGTCGCCGGGGTCCTCGCGCTGCCGTCGCTGTACTCGGCGACGGCGTACAACGCGGTGACCGCCATCAACGTCATCGGCATCACCCCCGCGTACGCCATCCCGGTGCTGCTGCGGCTGCGGGCGGGCGACCGGTTCCGGCGCGGGCCCTGGCACCTGGGCCGGTGGAGCAGGCCGGTCGGCTGGGTCGCGGTCGGCTGGGTGGCGTGCGTCACGGTCCTGTTCTGCCTACCGCAGTCCTCGCCGGTCACCGTCGGCACGATGAACTACGCGGCCGTGGCCCTGGCCGTCGTCCTCCTCCTCGCCAGCGTCTGGTGGTACGTCGCCCGCCGCTCGTACGGCACCCCGACGGCGGCGTACGGCAGCGACCGCGACCAGGCCGAACTCGCCGAGGGCATCATCTGA